The Clostridia bacterium genomic interval AAATACCCGTACCTCCTCAGGTCAAACTCCTAAATTTTGGCGGTTATTCTATCATTTTGGTGCCGCATACTTCAGGGCAGGGACGTTCCCGGCCACCAAGCGCTATGATATAATCACTCTAACCGATCTAAAGGCACAAAAAAAGGGGGAGGGTAACCGTGCCTCCAAAATCTAAAAAGAAAAAGCTAAATGTCCGGCGAGCCATTCTTCTGGCAGCCATTATACTATGCCTAGTGGTAGTTGGTCTAGGCACCGGCCTGGTAGTGGCTGCAGTCCGTGATATGCCCACTTTCGACCTCGAGGCCATGCAAGCCGATGCCACCGGGTTCCTCTTGGATAAGGACGGCAACGTCTATGAACACATCCACGGCCCTGAGGACCGGGTACCGGTTTCCTTCGACCAGATACCCAAGAACCTTAAGGAAGCATTTCTGGCGGCAGAGGATCACAATTTTTATAACCACGGGGCCATTAGTATAGTGGGTATTGCTCGAGCCGCTCTGGTGAACCTGCGCAGCGGGCGCATCGAGCAAGGCGGCAGCACCATTACTCAGCAACTAGCCAACATGGCTTTTATTGGCCATCACCAGCGCACCTTCGAAAGGAAGATACAGGAAGCCATTCTAGCCTTCCAGCTGGAAAGGAATCTCACTAAAGACCAGATCTTTGAGCAGTATATGAACTGGGCATACTTCGGCCGCGGCGCCTACGGGGTACAGTCTGCCGCCCAAGCGTATTTTGGTAAAGACGTGAAGGACCTAAGCTTGAGCGAATGTGCCTTCCTGGCCGGGCTGGTGAAAAGCCCTGGCACCTTTTCCAAAGACCTGGATGCCGCCATTGCCCGGCGCAACGTGGTCTTGGATTTAATGGCTTCCTACGACTTCATCTCTCCTGAGGCAGCCCAACAGGCCAAAGCCGAAAAGCTAAATTTTGTTGAGGACAAAGATAGTTCAGCTGGCTATAAATATCCTTACTTCAGCGAGTTTGCCATTTCCCAGGCGGAGAAGCTGCTGGAGGCCAACGGCATGGATGCTTCTGAGCTTTTCCGGGCCGGCCTCAAAGTGTATACCACCTTGGATCCCAAGGTCCAACAAGCCATGGAAGATGTTTATGCCAACCCCAACAACTTTCCCCCCAGCAAGAAAGACCGCCTGATTCAAAGCGCCATGGTGGTGCTGGACCCAGCCACCGGCGAGGTTAGGGGAGTAGTAGGCGGACGAGGGAATAAAGTGCAGCGCGGGTTTAATTTCGCCGTCCCGCCGGCCGGCCGCCAGCCCGGGTCAAGCATTAAGCCGGTGGCCGTCTATGCCCCGGCTATTGAGCAAGGCTATGCCCCTGCCACCGTAATCGATGATGTGCCTACCAGTTTCCCCGGATACCGGCCGTCCAACTATGATGGCAAATACCGTGGGCTCATATCCATGCGCGAAGCCATTCAATGGTCGGTGAACGTAGCTGCAGTCAAGATGCTGGATACCATTGGGGTGGATAAGGGGTTCCAGTTCGCTAGGAACCTGGGCCTGCCCCTGAAAAACAGCGACCGCCATTTGGCCATGGCTTTGGGCGGCATTACCACCGGAGTCTCACCCCTGGACATGGCTGCCGCTTATGCCGCCTTTGCCAACAAGGGCATCTATACCGAGCCCCATGCCGTGATCAAAATCGAAGACCGCTATGGCAACGTGATTGCTGAGGCCAAGCCGCAGCGCCGGGCGGTCATGAGCGAACAGACCGCCTATTTGGTCACCGACATGTTGCGGACGGTGGTACAGAGCGGTACCGGTACCCGTGCCCAACTAGGAAGCCGGCCGGTGGCCGGCAAGACTGGCACCACCGAACTGCCTAAGACTCCCGAGTTCCGCGGCAAAAGCGGCATCAAGGACGCTTGGTTTGTGGGTTACACCCCCGAGTTGGTGGGGGCAGTGTGGATGGGATACGAGCCTACCGACCCTGAGCATTACTTGGTAGGCGTAGCCGGCGGCGGCCACCCCGCCCGGATCTGGAAGGCGGTAATGAGCCGGGCCCTAGCAGGGGTACCGGTCCACAACTTCCCCATGCCGGGTGGCCTGGTTTACGCCACCATCGATGCCAAATCCGGACTTCTGCCTAGCCCCTTGACTCCTCAGGAATTTATCCGCAGCGAAATCTTCGCTCAGGGGACTGTCCCTACCCAGATCTCCAACGTCTGGGAGGAAAAGCAGATTTGTGCTGAAAGCGGCAAGCTAGCTACCCCTTATTGCCCCAACGTAATTACCAAGGTATTCTTAAAGCGGCCGGTGCCCTTCACCGGTTCACCCCAGCCTCTGGATGCAGTACTGGAAGCGCCCAAAGAAACCTGTCCGCTGCACGGAGCTGGTTCCACGGTGCAAGTGAAAGTCTGTACCGACCCGCGCCACGGCGGAAAATTGTATCTGGCCAATATCCCCGGTCCCGGGCAGACGGGAGGTTGCCCGCCCGAGATGGTACAGGAGCGCACCTTTACTAAGGGGACTGAACCTACCCAACACTGCCCGCTTCCCGATCACCAGGTTTCTGACTCCACCACCGGCCCTCCTGGAGCTGTGACTTTGGATCTTAAAGCCGATCGCACAGGGAAAACCTCCGTAAAGCTTAACTGGAAAAGCAGCCCCTCTGATTTCTATCTTTACAATATTTACCGGGGAGAAAGCCTGGAGGCTATGGCACCAGTCTTTCCTCAACCCAAGGCCATTCCTAGGCTGCAGTGGACAGATGACCAGGTGCAGCCAGGGAAGACCTACTATTACCAGGTAAAGGCTTACGATCCAGTTTCCGGAGACGAGCTGGCCGCTTCCGACCCGGTCCCGGTGCCAATTCCCTCCAACGGTAAGACCTAGGCCAGCAGGGCTAGCTCGGCTAGCTCCTACCCAGCCGCCCTTTCGCCGCCTCCGGTGCCCTGGAGCTGCCTGCTACCAGCTTTGTCAGGTGGCAGGCACCCTCTGCTGGCAGGCAGGTACTAGAAGTCCAGTCGCGATCCTGGCTCAAGCGACCGCAAATGGCAGGTATCGTTTATGGTCTCGGCAATAAAGAGACGGCGGGCCCGGTCGTAATCGAAAATGTTGATGGCGCAGGTCCCCTGGCGGATGTGCCAGAAATGGCTGTTGTCCAAGCCCAGCATAGCGCAGATTAAGACTTTGAGGATTACCCGGTGGGTGACGATGGCCAGGGTCTCGCCTTCGCGCATCTCGCTCACTAGCTGCTGGAGGCCAGCCAGGCTGCGCTGGCGCACCCCGTCCAGGCCCTCGCCTCCTGGGGCAACAAAGGCTTCAGGCTTGCTTTCCCAAGCGGCGTAGTCCTCGGCATACTGGGATTTAACTTGCTCTAGAGGCATGCCCTGCCACTGGCCGAAATCCATATCATCGAAAGCATCATGGGGTATTACCTCCTGGTCATGGAATTGGGCTATGAGCTGGGCTGTCTCCTTGGCCCGCTGGCGCGGGCTGCAGTAAATGCGAGATAAGGGAGCATCCTTTAAAGCCAAGCCGGCTAGCCGGGCCTGCTCGCGGCCTTCATCGCTGAGGGGTACCTCCACCCTCCCCCGAAAGACGTGCTCACGATTCCAAGCCGTATCCCCATGGCGGACCAAAATAATTCGTTGCATGCTATGTATGCCTCCTCCAAAAAACATATATTTCCAGCTGGGGCGCCAGCTCAAGATGGATTCTCCCGCTGCACCCTACCTGTCCAGCTCCGGGTCTCCTTCGGCCTCCCGGCGCTGTTGGCGATTAGCAAGAAAATTTAAAGTCGCCACCGGAGAAAGCCCATGGAGTATAGAGTAACCCCAGGCCCAGCCGGCCAGGCAACCTCCGGCCGCCATGACATACATGAGCCGGGGGGCAATCCAGGTCGCTGCCCAGCCCCCTAGCATCACCGCCAGCATGTAGGCCACGGTAGTGCTCATGCCCACAAAGGAAAATATCCTCCCTTGCATGGAGTTGGGGGTCTGTTTTTGGAGCAGGGTATTCATCGCCACGTTGCTTACTCCGTTCCCCCACCCACCAATGGCATACCAACCCAGCGCCAGGGCCAGAACTGGGCTGATGCCGGTAAATAGGAGACCCAAAGCATTGAGCAGGAAGCCCCTCAAAAATGCCTGCTCTAGGGACCAGCGCTTGAGCAGCCACGGCGTAAACAGAGAACCAATCAACATCCCCGCGCCCCAAGCGCCGACCAAGAGCCCATATCCTTCCGGCCCAGCCTTCAACACCTTGGTGGTAAACACCACCTCCACCGCATCCAAACTCCCCGCCGTGGCGATCACGATAAACAGGCTGGTGATGACTACCAAGGCAGATTTTTCGGTAGTCAGGTAGCGGAATCCCTGAAGAAGGTTTTCTAGCCAAGGCTCCTCAGGTTTCTCCCCAGCTGCTACCAGCCCTGGGAGCTTTAAGCCCAAAAGCAAAAGCGCTGACCATAGGAAAGAAGCTGCATCCAGCCACAGAGCCAGTTTCCAGCCAGCCGCTGCTACCAAAACCCCTGCCAACGAGGGGCCGATGGCCAAAGTCAAATTGTAGGTAGCTGAAAGCAGCCCATTAGCCCCGGCCAGCTGATCCTCGGCCACGACGTTGGGAATGCTAGCCCTAAGAGCCGGTAGGAAGAAAGCCCCGCCTGCTCCCCCGATAAAGGCCAAGGTATAAATGTAAGGCAAGCTATCGTGCCAAACCAACACCGCCACCGCAGCTACGCGGATGAGATCGCAGGTGATCATGATCCGGCGCCGGTTCCAGCGGTCGCTCACCACCCCGGCCAAAGGGGAAAAAATCACTGTGGGCAGGGTATAGGCCAACAACAGCCCTGCCACCGCCGTGCTGCTCTGGGTAACTTGGTAGACATAAGTCACTAAAGCTATGGAGGCAAACCAATCCCCGAAATTGGACCCGAACTGTCCAATCCAAATGCGCAAGAACTGCCGGTTCCTTAGTAACGCCCAAGTATTGGCGCCCAGCATCGGGACTCCTCCGCAAATCATTTCCCTTCAACTTAGGGGCTGGCCCTCTGCTCCAGAATCCTTTGCGGAGCCACCTAAAGCTCAACCACGGTGACCCCTAAGCCGCCCTCGTTAGGGGCTCCTAGCCGGTAAGCTTTAACCCGCGGGTGTTGGCCCAGGTATTCGCTCACTGCCTGCCGTAGAGCCCCGGTACCCTTGCCGTGAATCAGCACCACCCGCCCCAATCCGGCCAAGATGGCATCGTCCAGGTATTTATCTACCTCGGCCAGAGCCTCTTCTACCCGCTTGCCCCGGAGGTCAATTTGCGAGCCAATGCTGGCCGCCTTGCCTTTGGCAATAGCCCCCAGGCCCTCCGTTTTACCCTCCCCACCGATAGCTGGCGCTGGCTTAGGCCTAATGCCGGACTCGACCCCGGGCTCACCCGCGGCCGGATAAAGGTCTTCCATGGAGGCCGCCACCCGCATGGCCCCGGCCTGGACTATGGCCTGGCCACGATCGCCGTTTATGTCCACCACCACACCCTTTAGCCCCAGGCGGGGAAGATAAACCTGGGAGCCAACTCGCACTTCGGCCAAGGGCTGACCTAGTACTTCTTCCTGGTCGCCAGCAATTTTGTCTTCAACTTCCTCCTCCACGGCCTTAAGCTTGGCCTGTAATGCCGCTAGGCCCCGATCTTTGGCCCGGGCCGCCTCAAGATCTAAAAGCTGGCGGAATTCGCCCAGCATGGCGTTGACCCGCTCCCGGGCTTGGCGGATAGTCTCCTGCCACTCCTCCCGGGCCCGACGGAGGATCTGCTCCCGCCGTTCCTTGATCTCTTGTTCTTGAGCCTGAA includes:
- a CDS encoding histidine phosphatase family protein; the encoded protein is MQRIILVRHGDTAWNREHVFRGRVEVPLSDEGREQARLAGLALKDAPLSRIYCSPRQRAKETAQLIAQFHDQEVIPHDAFDDMDFGQWQGMPLEQVKSQYAEDYAAWESKPEAFVAPGGEGLDGVRQRSLAGLQQLVSEMREGETLAIVTHRVILKVLICAMLGLDNSHFWHIRQGTCAINIFDYDRARRLFIAETINDTCHLRSLEPGSRLDF
- a CDS encoding MFS transporter yields the protein MLGANTWALLRNRQFLRIWIGQFGSNFGDWFASIALVTYVYQVTQSSTAVAGLLLAYTLPTVIFSPLAGVVSDRWNRRRIMITCDLIRVAAVAVLVWHDSLPYIYTLAFIGGAGGAFFLPALRASIPNVVAEDQLAGANGLLSATYNLTLAIGPSLAGVLVAAAGWKLALWLDAASFLWSALLLLGLKLPGLVAAGEKPEEPWLENLLQGFRYLTTEKSALVVITSLFIVIATAGSLDAVEVVFTTKVLKAGPEGYGLLVGAWGAGMLIGSLFTPWLLKRWSLEQAFLRGFLLNALGLLFTGISPVLALALGWYAIGGWGNGVSNVAMNTLLQKQTPNSMQGRIFSFVGMSTTVAYMLAVMLGGWAATWIAPRLMYVMAAGGCLAGWAWGYSILHGLSPVATLNFLANRQQRREAEGDPELDR
- a CDS encoding PBP1A family penicillin-binding protein — encoded protein: MPPKSKKKKLNVRRAILLAAIILCLVVVGLGTGLVVAAVRDMPTFDLEAMQADATGFLLDKDGNVYEHIHGPEDRVPVSFDQIPKNLKEAFLAAEDHNFYNHGAISIVGIARAALVNLRSGRIEQGGSTITQQLANMAFIGHHQRTFERKIQEAILAFQLERNLTKDQIFEQYMNWAYFGRGAYGVQSAAQAYFGKDVKDLSLSECAFLAGLVKSPGTFSKDLDAAIARRNVVLDLMASYDFISPEAAQQAKAEKLNFVEDKDSSAGYKYPYFSEFAISQAEKLLEANGMDASELFRAGLKVYTTLDPKVQQAMEDVYANPNNFPPSKKDRLIQSAMVVLDPATGEVRGVVGGRGNKVQRGFNFAVPPAGRQPGSSIKPVAVYAPAIEQGYAPATVIDDVPTSFPGYRPSNYDGKYRGLISMREAIQWSVNVAAVKMLDTIGVDKGFQFARNLGLPLKNSDRHLAMALGGITTGVSPLDMAAAYAAFANKGIYTEPHAVIKIEDRYGNVIAEAKPQRRAVMSEQTAYLVTDMLRTVVQSGTGTRAQLGSRPVAGKTGTTELPKTPEFRGKSGIKDAWFVGYTPELVGAVWMGYEPTDPEHYLVGVAGGGHPARIWKAVMSRALAGVPVHNFPMPGGLVYATIDAKSGLLPSPLTPQEFIRSEIFAQGTVPTQISNVWEEKQICAESGKLATPYCPNVITKVFLKRPVPFTGSPQPLDAVLEAPKETCPLHGAGSTVQVKVCTDPRHGGKLYLANIPGPGQTGGCPPEMVQERTFTKGTEPTQHCPLPDHQVSDSTTGPPGAVTLDLKADRTGKTSVKLNWKSSPSDFYLYNIYRGESLEAMAPVFPQPKAIPRLQWTDDQVQPGKTYYYQVKAYDPVSGDELAASDPVPVPIPSNGKT